The genomic DNA AAACATATACCTGCGGTTATAAATTATCTACTGATGAAGGATGGCAAATTTAGCATTTGAGTGCGTGGCATTCTAAAATATGTTTGGCCATAGTGCTGTCATGTGTAATAATAATGATAGAATGATTCTTCGTTCACCATCCTATTACCTCTGATATGTACTCCATCAGTTCTCTTTTGATAGGCATTCACGATTGATAGGCATTCATGGAGCCCTGTAAGGCCATTCTcatttcatatttatgtttTCAAAATGCCACATAAGTAAGAGAACATTTTTTTAGTTTAAATAGTTTCATACAATGCATTATTGTTATTTCCTATGCTatatgcaagacacaaactgtgttggaAATAGTGTACACATGgtttcatcaccatgaaacTCATTTCATCTCTTTCTTTGTTAACTCTTTACCACCTCATAAAAAATGTTACATGACACCTTATTTAACGAGAATGAAACTTCCATTAAAAATAGCATGCTGGGCCTCGAGGCCGGAGGGTCTCTTGTTTTCTTCCAGCATACAAAACTTGGCTTGCTACTCATTGTCGCTGATCTTGAGGCTTCTCAGGGCCGTCGATCCCCAAACGCCATCCCTACCACACGTGTCCTTTTGCCCGTGACCACCTGTCACGTCCGGAGCTGCGGCCTCGCCCTGCAAAGAGCTCCCCAGCGAACGCTTCCGGCGCCACGAAAGGCAGAGTGAGCATCGAAGCTGCAGAAACCAGAGCCATCAAAACCTGCGGAAAAAGGCAGTACCGTGCCGACGCCGCCGGCACGGGACCCCTCCTGCCGGCCGCCAcccgcgcggcggtggcggagttCGTCGCCACGGGCATTTTCGTGTTCGCCGCCGAGGGCTCCGTCTACGGCCTCTGTACGCCAACCTCAAGAACACACATACATACAAGCAAGCTTTACATGCATGCACCCTGCCTATTTAAAATTCTTGCTCTTTTTATTATGCCAAATTTCAAATTCCTGTCACGTGCACGAGGCTTAAGCTTGCAGTTGGTGTTGATCTCAAGCGCGAGGCTTGAAGATTTTTTGCGTTGCCGGATTTTGCAGGGAAGCTGTACAAGGACACGGGGATGCCGGGCGGCCTCTGGTCGCGGTGGCAATCGCGCACGCGCTGGCGctggccgccgcggtggcggtggcgagcaaCGCGTCGGACGGGCACGTCAACCCGGCCGTCACGTTCGGCGTGCTCGTGGGCCGCCGCATCTCTTTCGGGCGCGCCGTCGTCTACTACTGGGCCGCGAAGCTGCTcggcgccgtggccgccgcgttCCTTCTCATGCTCGTCTCCGGAGGCACGGTAATACGTTTCACCGTGTCAGATTCTTTTACACTTTGATTAAACTTCCTATTAATAGCTCTGAAAACCAACCTCACTGGAAAGCTCAGAACTGTGGGACAGCTCCAGGTTTGTTTGTTGTACCGTGCCAACGTTGTAAGACTAAGTTCAGAAGCATCATGCATTCAGGTTGCAGAACAGAGCCTTTGTTGTTTTTCCCCTTCCCTGCTGAGAGCCTAGTGTTGCCTACTCctagaaaattaaaaaaagatatAACCTTTAAACAACGTAACAAACATAAAGCGGTGGGTATCTTACTAGAACTGCCATAGTGCCACACCACACCAGAACTGCACGTCAATATCCAGGTCAcactttttgtttctttcatgCTACTAGCAACAAACAAAGTCAGAAATGGTTGCGCCTGCGCGCGTACTATGTATTTTGCCTTTGGCGTACGCTACGTTT from Setaria italica strain Yugu1 chromosome VII, Setaria_italica_v2.0, whole genome shotgun sequence includes the following:
- the LOC101785608 gene encoding LOW QUALITY PROTEIN: probable aquaporin TIP3-2 (The sequence of the model RefSeq protein was modified relative to this genomic sequence to represent the inferred CDS: deleted 2 bases in 1 codon); translated protein: MEPWPSIPKRHPYHTCPFARDHLSRPELRPRPAKSSPANASGATKGRVSIEAAETRAIKTCGKRQYRADAAGTGPLLPAATRAAVAEFVATGIFVFAAEGSVYGLWKLYKDTGMPGGLVAVAIAHALALAAAVAVASNASDGHVNPAVTFGVLVGRRISFGRAVVYYWAAKLLGAVAAAFLLMLVSGGTRPMGFGLGQGVHERHALLLEAVMTFGLVYAVYATAVDHRSRVGFVLGANILAGGPFDGAAMNPALVGWSWRHHWVYWVGPLIGAGLAGALYEFVMVEQPPSEAPAAAAGPRMLVAAAED